In Pseudomonas oryzicola, one DNA window encodes the following:
- a CDS encoding aminopeptidase has translation MLRFFLVQRSGLGALDRFFTRLVPPLAALLLNGCASTAYYGQLAEGQWQLLRARQAVERVVADPATSPQLRERLTHAEQARAFASQQLKLPDNRSYRVYVELGRPFVVWNVFATPELSLQPVTHCFPIAGCVAYRGYYQLGAARGAAALMRQDGMDVYVSGVEAYSTLGWFDDPILSSMVGWGDERLATLIFHELAHQRFYVQDDTEFNESFASFVEQEGTRQWRVARGLAAVDRAHGPQRDQFIRLVLASRERLQAIYAGPLDDAHKRVAKQAEFERLRWEYRLLRDGQWGGDKRYDAWMYGPMNNAKLLPFGLYDQWVPAFTALFREEGGDWARFYERVEQLGRLPIEERKKALQRLMVNR, from the coding sequence ATGCTTCGATTTTTTCTTGTTCAGCGCTCGGGCCTTGGGGCACTCGACCGCTTTTTCACCCGTTTGGTTCCCCCGCTTGCCGCGCTTCTGCTGAACGGTTGTGCCAGTACGGCCTATTACGGGCAGTTGGCCGAAGGCCAGTGGCAACTGCTGCGTGCCCGTCAAGCGGTGGAGCGAGTAGTGGCCGACCCTGCTACCTCGCCACAATTGCGTGAGCGCCTGACGCATGCCGAGCAGGCACGCGCGTTTGCCAGCCAGCAGCTGAAGCTGCCGGACAACCGCAGCTACCGGGTCTACGTGGAACTTGGCCGACCCTTTGTGGTGTGGAATGTTTTCGCCACCCCCGAGCTGTCGTTGCAGCCGGTCACGCACTGCTTCCCGATCGCAGGCTGCGTGGCGTATCGCGGTTATTACCAGCTCGGTGCAGCGCGTGGAGCAGCGGCGTTGATGCGGCAGGACGGCATGGACGTGTACGTGAGCGGCGTGGAAGCTTATTCGACCCTGGGCTGGTTCGATGACCCGATCCTGTCGTCGATGGTTGGCTGGGGCGATGAGCGCCTGGCCACGTTGATCTTCCATGAACTGGCCCACCAGCGCTTCTATGTGCAGGACGACACCGAGTTCAACGAGTCATTCGCCTCCTTCGTCGAGCAGGAAGGCACGCGGCAATGGCGCGTGGCGCGTGGGCTTGCAGCGGTTGACCGGGCTCACGGGCCGCAGCGTGACCAGTTCATTCGGCTCGTGCTGGCCAGCCGCGAGCGGTTGCAGGCCATTTATGCCGGGCCGTTGGATGATGCGCACAAGCGGGTAGCCAAGCAGGCGGAGTTCGAACGGCTGAGGTGGGAATATCGGCTGTTGCGTGATGGCCAGTGGGGCGGCGACAAGCGTTACGACGCCTGGATGTATGGGCCGATGAACAATGCCAAGCTGTTGCCGTTCGGGCTGTATGACCAGTGGGTGCCAGCGTTCACGGCGCTGTTCCGCGAGGAGGGTGGGGACTGGGCGCGGTTTTATGAGCGGGTGGAACAGTTGGGACGACTGCCGATCGAGGAGCGAAAAAAGGCGTTGCAGCGGTTGATGGTTAACCGGTGA
- a CDS encoding OsmC family protein: MKKTASAIWQGGLKDGKGLLSTESGALKQNPYGFNTRFEGSPGTNPEELIGAAHAGCFSMALSMMLGEAGLTAERIDTAAEVTLDKQPDGFAITAVHLVLRAKVPGASEAQFLDIANKAKAGCPVSKVLNARISLDAALVG, encoded by the coding sequence ATGAAAAAGACAGCATCGGCGATCTGGCAAGGTGGCCTGAAGGACGGCAAAGGCCTGCTTTCCACGGAAAGCGGCGCGCTCAAGCAGAACCCCTACGGCTTCAATACCCGCTTCGAAGGCTCGCCCGGCACCAATCCGGAAGAGCTGATCGGTGCGGCACATGCCGGCTGCTTCTCGATGGCGCTGTCGATGATGCTGGGCGAAGCGGGGCTGACCGCCGAGCGGATCGACACGGCGGCCGAGGTGACACTCGACAAGCAGCCTGATGGCTTTGCCATTACTGCCGTGCACCTGGTGCTGCGAGCCAAGGTCCCCGGAGCAAGCGAGGCGCAGTTCCTGGACATCGCCAACAAGGCCAAGGCAGGCTGCCCGGTATCCAAGGTATTGAACGCCCGGATCAGCCTGGATGCGGCGCTGGTGGGTTGA
- a CDS encoding DUF1161 domain-containing protein — MIRVAITVLASLVATSALAAVKPCEELKAEIEAKIQAQGVASYTLEIVPNSEVKDPNMVVGTCDGGSKKIIYQKNDQ; from the coding sequence ATGATTCGCGTAGCAATCACCGTGTTGGCTTCCCTGGTCGCCACCTCTGCGTTGGCGGCAGTGAAACCGTGCGAGGAGCTCAAAGCCGAGATCGAGGCGAAGATACAGGCTCAGGGGGTTGCCTCGTACACCCTGGAGATCGTGCCCAACAGCGAGGTGAAGGACCCGAACATGGTCGTCGGGACCTGTGATGGCGGCAGCAAAAAGATCATCTACCAGAAGAATGACCAGTAG
- a CDS encoding HAD family hydrolase translates to MHQQNILFDLDGTLTDPRQGITRSIQYALAKLGIDEPDLTRLEHFIGPPLLQAFMQFYGFDEAKAWEAVNFYRERFRITGLYENLVFEGVPELLAALNGQGRTLYIATSKPWEFAREIARHFAFDHHFKVIYGSELDGTRTNKVELIRHLLDEEGLDPAQTLMIGDRKHDLIGARSNGLHAVAVGYGFGSQEELMAEEPAYHFATLAEMHQAFLKA, encoded by the coding sequence ATGCACCAGCAGAACATCCTCTTCGACCTCGACGGCACCCTGACCGACCCGCGCCAGGGCATCACCCGCTCGATCCAGTACGCCCTGGCCAAGCTGGGCATCGACGAGCCGGACCTGACCCGCCTCGAGCACTTCATCGGCCCCCCCTTGCTGCAGGCGTTCATGCAGTTCTATGGCTTCGACGAAGCCAAGGCCTGGGAGGCGGTGAACTTCTACCGGGAACGCTTCCGCATCACCGGCCTGTACGAAAACCTGGTATTCGAAGGCGTTCCAGAGCTGCTCGCAGCCCTGAATGGTCAAGGCCGCACACTGTATATCGCCACCTCCAAGCCCTGGGAGTTTGCCCGTGAAATCGCCCGTCACTTCGCCTTCGACCACCATTTCAAGGTGATCTATGGCAGTGAACTGGATGGCACACGCACCAACAAGGTCGAGCTGATCCGCCATCTGCTGGACGAAGAGGGGCTGGACCCGGCGCAGACGCTGATGATCGGTGACCGCAAGCATGACCTTATCGGTGCGCGCAGCAACGGCTTGCACGCAGTAGCAGTGGGGTATGGGTTTGGCAGCCAGGAGGAGTTGATGGCGGAGGAGCCGGCCTATCACTTTGCAACCTTGGCCGAAATGCATCAGGCATTCCTCAAGGCGTGA